The genomic DNA GGGGACGCCATCCCCCTTTCGGAGGACGCCTTGCCGGAGCGCTGGGACAACAATCCGTCGATGGCCGTGACGATGAAGCCCATCACCACGAGGAAGATGCCCGCGTCGAAGACGACGGCGGTGTGCAACTCCACCGTGCCGAAGTGGGCGACGGGCCGGCCGGGGCGAGGGAAGTGCGTGACGGGGGGGTAGCCGCCCAGCCAGGGCACGAAGGCCACGCCCAGGAGCAGCAACAGCCCCACTCCGGCCACCTGGGGCGCGTAGCGGACACCGGGCAGCCGCCGCGCCGCGTCTCGCCCGCTCGCCACGTATTGCAGGAGCACCGCCAGCGCCGCGAGCACCCCCGCGCCGAAGCTGTCACCCGCCTCCACGTAGCCCTTGAGCCATACCGCCACCGCCACCACGAGCGCGGGCGGCAACAGCATGCGCGACACGGATTGGATGAAGGCGTTGTTCATTCCGCGCGCTCCCCCGACAGCAGGTGCATCACCCCGAGCAGCACCACCACCATCACCGACGTCTCGCCCACGGTGTCCAGGCCGCGGAAGTCCGCGATGATGGCGGACACCACGTCCTTCGCATGCGCCGACTCCGTCAGGGCGATGTGCCGCGTCATCACGCGCTCCTCGCTCAGGTGGGACAGCGCGTTCCACGTCATGGCCATGGCGCTGCCGCCCGCCACCGCGCTGTAGAGCCAGTCGCGCCACCTCGGCCGCGTGGCCTCCGACTGCGCCCGCTCGCGGCTGCGGCGCGGCAGCCGCGACAGGAGCGCCACGAAGAGGAGCGTGAAGGTCGTCTCCACCAGCACGGCGGTGAAGGCCACGTCCGGCGCCGCCGCGAAGGAGAACACCGCCGCGAGGCTGAAGCCCACGCACGAGAGCACCATCACCAGGTGGAGGTGGTTGCCCGCCCCGAGCGCCGCCACCGCCGCCCCGGCCGCGATGAGCAACCCCATCAACAGGGGCACATCCGCCCGGCCCAGGGGCCCCACGACGAAGAGCGGCCCCTCGGACGGGGTGAACAGCAACGCCGCCAGGCCCAGGAGGCCCGCGGGCACCAGCACCGCCGCCACCCGGTCTCGCAAGTCCCGCACCTCCAGGTTGCGCAGGGCATCCGACAGCGCATCCGCCCGGGACAGCACCTCGCCGTACACCCGCTCCGCGCCCACCCGGCTCGCCGCGTGGATGAGCTTCACCAGCCCCGCCTCCCACCGGTGCCGCGTGGCCACCAGCGCCGCCCCCAGCGTCCACGCGCCCAGGGCGAGCAGGTTCTCCACCCGCGCGTCCAGGTGGTAGCCGAGCGACACCTCCACCGCGTGTCCCTTCATCTCCCCGCCCGCGGCCGAAGCCAGCCAGGACAGGGGCTCGAGCCACACGCCACCCAGGAGCGTGGCCGCGCCCAGCACGCCCACCGGCCACACGAGCCCCCCGGGGGCCCGGGGGCCCACGCCGCGCGGCTCGCCGAGGAACAGGCGCACCCACAACCGCCCCGTGTAGCCGAGCGTCAGCGCCGCGCCGAGCACGCCGGCCGCGCCCCAGAAGGGCCCCCGCGCCGCGAGCGCATGGAAGAAGAGCTCGTCCTTGAAGAAGCCCACCGTGAGCGGCAGGCCTCCGAGCCCCGCGGCGGCCACGGCGCTCGTGCCCGCGAGCCACGGCTGCGAGCGCGCGAGGCCCCCCAGGTCCGACAGCGAGTCCTTGCCCGTGGCCTCGGTGATGGCGCCCACGGTGAGGAAGAGCGCCGCCTTGCACAGGCCGTGGGCCAGCACATAGAAGGGCGCGCCGTCTCCGCCCAGGCCCACCAGCACCAGCACATAGCCGTACTGGGCGATGGTGGAATAGGCCAGCACCCGCTTGAGCCGCCGCGCCCCGAGCGAGAAGAGGCTGCCCATCCCCATGGACAGGAGCCCCACCCCCGCGAGCCCGTGGAGCACCCGGGGCTCCAGCGCGAAGAGGGGAAAGAAGCGCTGGAGCACGAACACGCCCGCGGCCACCATGGCGGCCGAGTGCAGGTAGGCGGACACCGGCGTGGGCGCCGCCATGGCGCGCGGCAGCCAGAAGTGGAAGGGCACCTGGGCGCTCTTACCCAGCGCGCCCACCGCCAGGAGCATGAGCGCCGCGGTGAGGCGCGGCCCCGGCCCCACGCGCGAGGCCAGGTCCGTGAGCTCGTCCAGGGCGAAGGTGCCGTAGGTGACGCCCAGCAGCACCACCCCTCCGAGCAACACCACCGAGGTGCTCCCCGTGACGATGAGCGCCAGGAGCGCCGCGGAGCGCGACTCCACGCGCCCGCGGTCGTAGCCGATGAGGAAGTACGAGGCCACCGTCGTCAGGTCCAACGCGATGACGAGCAGCAGCGCGTCGCGCGCCATGACGAGCAGCAACATGGCCGCCATGAAGGTGAGGATCCACGCATGCAGGCGCACCTCGTCGTGGCGGGGCCGGCGCTGCTCCTCCAGGTAGTGCGGCATGTACACGCGCGCGTAGAGGAGGATGAGCAGGCCCACCCCGAGGATGAGCACGCCATACAGAATGGAGAGCCCATCCAGCGCGAGCGCCAGACGCACGTGCCAGGTGGGAATCCAATCGACGGACACCTGGGCGGGGCCCTCGTGCACGCTCCACGCGAAGGCGGCGAGCGCTCCCGCCGTGCCGAGCGCCCCCACCCCTCCGCTCCAGGAGGGACGCCACCGGCCCACACCCAGGACGAGCGGCACGCTCAGCACGACGAGCAACAGGGGAAGCACCACGGTCATCACGGGCCCACGACTCACAAAGGAAAGAAGAGGCCCCCGAGGTTAGGCGCGTGAGGCGCGGCCGCGGCCCGCTTCTCCTCGCGCGCGTGTGGTGGTGGACACGCCGAGGGCCCGCACCAGGCGGTCCAGCATCCGCAGCTGCGCGTCCTCCAGGCTGATGGCCGAGTGGAGCAGGCGGCGCAGCCTCGGCGAGTCCGCCCCGAGCCCCAGCAGCTCGTCCGAGCCGATGCCCAACGTCACGCACAACCGCCGCAGGACCGGGAGGCTCGGGAAGCGCTCGCCGCGCTCGATGCGGCCATACGTCGCGAGCGACACCCCCACCCGGCGCGCCACCTCGCCCGGGCCGAGCGCCGCGCGCTCACGAGCGGCCCTCACACGCGCGCCAAGACTCTTGCGCAGGGGACGTTCAACACGGACCAAGGGCATGACGCGGGGGCCTCCAGGATGGGCGCACGGGGGGACGAGGAAAGCCGCTCCACCATACCGACTTGATAAGTCCTGTCAATGCTCCCTACTGATTCCGGGAGTCACCCCGAGAATCGCACCCTCTAGAGGTAGTGTGGCGGAGCCATCCGCATTGTCCGAAAGGAGCGGATGCCCCGCGCTCCGGGACACTAGAGCCGGTGGGGAGCCCCGGAAGGCGAACCTTGCCCGCGCATCACGGCATCCCCTGATACCTCACGACTGTGGAGCAGGGGACGTGCCGCGCAGGGCGGATGCGAACAGGGGGGTGTCCGTCCATGCACCTCGTTTCTATGTTGGGGCACCTCGCGACTCCCACTACTGGAGGACTCCGCCATGCATCACGACATCCAAGCGACCCCTGCCTCGCCGGGAGCGGACCTCGCCGAGCAGCACGACAGCTTCCAGCCCTGGTCCGAGCCCGTGACGGTCGTGGTGACCCAGGCCTTCGGGCCCGAGGGGCACAACCTGGTGGGCTATTCGGACGTGACGTTCAACGGACACCCCGCCATCACCGTGCTCGTGCGCACCCCCGAGGGGCGCGAGGGGCTCGTGCACCTGTCCCCCATCTATGGAGACCGGCGCAAGCAGGGCTTCACCGACATCGCCCCGGGCACGCGCTGCACCCTCTGCTGCCCCGCCACCGGGAAGCCGCTGGAGAAGCTGGGCCCCGTGGATGATGGCAGCGGCGCGGACTATTACGCCCTCTACCTGACCTCCCGGCTCATCAAGGGCCACGCCGTCGCCCTCTCGGACGTGTGGGACCACCACCACTCGCGCATCGTGGACGACGACGCCGTCATCTCCTACTGGGCCCAGACGCACCCCATCTAGGTGCGCGAGGGGCCCCGCGGGCCGGGCTCGGGCAGGAGCCCCGCCAGCTCGTCGCCCATCGTCCCCAGCCGCCGCGCCGTCGCCGACAGGTCCGTGCCCATGCGCACGTACGTGTCCACCAACTCCAAGAGCGTCGCGCACGCCTGGGAGATGTGCGCCGTCTGCTCCGCCTGACGCTCGGCCTCGCCGGAGCTCTTCTCCATCAGCTTCTGATTCTGCTGCACCGTCTCGCGGATGGAGCGCAGCGTGGTGCGCGCCGACTCCAGCAGCGGCGTGAAACGCTCGCTCGTCTCGCGGATGAGCCCCACGGCGTGCAGCGTCTCCGACATCTGCCCCGTCACCCCGCCCATCACCTCGCTGATGCGCGCCGAGGAACGGCCCGACTCCGCCGCCAGCTTGCTCACCTCCCGCGCCACCACCGCGAAGCCCCGGCCATGCTCGCCCGCGCGCGCCGCCTCGATGCCCGCGTTGAGCGCGAGCATGTTCGTCGCCGCCGCCATCTCCTGGATGGTCTCCACGAAGCCGTGGATGCGGTCCGAGCTCTCCTCCAGCTTCTGCACGCTCAGCGCGCTGCGCCCCACCGCGTGTCCGATGGCCGACAGGCCCGACTCCAGGCCATTCACCAGCCCGTCCACCTCGCCCGTGTAGCGCTGGGCCTCGTCCGCCTGGGTGGCGCTCGCGCGCGAGTGGCGGAAGAGCGCCCCGGCCGCGCTGGCCATCTGCTCGCTCGCCGAGGAGATGCGCAGCGCCGCGACGCGCACGAGCGCCGCCTGCTCGGCCATGTCCTCGAGCGTGGAGGACAGCACGAGCGCGGAGTCCGCCAGGACGCGCCCCGTCTGGACGACCCGGCCCCGCGAGCGCTCCAGTTCCGCGAGCGTCCGGGTGGTGTCCCGCCGCAGGTGGAAGTTGCGGATGTGGCTCGCCCGCAGGGACTCGAGCGCCAGGGCCCCGAGCACCGCCGCGAGCAGCACGGGCGCGTCCGTCACGAACTGCGCCGTCAGGGACACCGTGGACCACACGGCGGTGAACAGCCCGTGCATCAGGGCGAACAGCGCGTAGAAGCCGAAGCGCTCCGAGCGCCCCGACGGCATGAGCGAGGGCGCGAGCAGCAGATCGATCAGCAGGCCCACCGCGTGGTAGCGCGTGCCCGACAGCCCCAGCCGGTGGAAGGCCCACTCATTGCCGAGCGCGAAGAGCGCCGTGGCCCAGAACATGACGGTGGGCAGCACCGCGCGGCTCATGCGCTCGCCCGCCGCCAGCACCGCCAGGGGCAGGAGTCCCCAGGGCAGCCGCACGAGCGCGGCCACGCCCCAGACCGCGTCGTCCGGCATCCGCCCATGCACCTGCACCCCATTCATGTGCAGGACGTCCAGGAGGAACCACAGGGGGGTGAGTCCCAGTCCGAGCCACGCGAGCTGGCTCAGCCGCGCGGGCGCGCGCTCCCACTGGAAGTCGCGGTAGGTCTCCATCGTCGGGCGGGGGGAGGAATGGGGGGTTTCCATAGGCACCGCGAGCCGCACCGTATCAGACGCGGCGGGACTCCCGGCGGTGCCATTCGCCCGCCCGCCCGTCTACACCATGGGCAAGGCCCGCTCGGGCGAGCCCGAGGGAAAAGCCGCCTCCAGCCGGGAGAGTTCCTCGGAGGTGAGCCGCAGCCGGGCCGCGGCCGCGTTGTCCCGGGTATGCGCCTCGCGGCTCGCCTTGGGAATGGCGAAGAGCGGAGCCCTCCGCGTCAGGAAGGCGAGCGCCACCTGCCGCGTGCTCACGCCATGCGCCCGCGCCACCTCCGCCAGCACCCGCCCATCCTCGCTCTCGGGCTCGGGGAAGTCCCCGCTGCCAAAGGGGCTGTAGCCCACGAGCGCCACCCCGTGCCGCTCACACCACGGCAGCACCCGGTGCTCGATGTGCCGCTCGCGCAGGTGGTAGAGGACCTGATTGCACGCGATGCGCCCCGGCCCCGCGATCGCCAGCGCCTCCTCCAACTCCTCCACGTCGAAGTTGCTCACGCCCCACGAGCGGATCTTCCCGTCCGCCTGGAGGCGCTCGAAGGCGCGCACCGTGTCCTCCAGGGGGTGGGCTCCGGGCCAGTGCAGCAGGTAGCAATCGAGCCGGTCCGTCCTCAGCCGCTTGAGGCTGCGCTCGCATGCCTGGAGGGTGCCCGCGTAGGTGGCGTTGCTCGGCATCACCTTGGAGACGAGGAACACCTCGTCGCGCCGTCCGGCGAGCGCCTCGCCCACCCACGTCTCCACCTCGCCGTAGCCGTACAGCTCGGCCGTGTCCACGTGGGTGAGGCCCAGCTCCACGCCCACCTGGAGCGCGCGCAGGGCCTCGGCGCGGGCATCGCCCTCCATCTGCCAGGTGCC from Melittangium boletus DSM 14713 includes the following:
- a CDS encoding MnhB domain-containing protein, encoding MNNAFIQSVSRMLLPPALVVAVAVWLKGYVEAGDSFGAGVLAALAVLLQYVASGRDAARRLPGVRYAPQVAGVGLLLLLGVAFVPWLGGYPPVTHFPRPGRPVAHFGTVELHTAVVFDAGIFLVVMGFIVTAIDGLLSQRSGKASSERGMASPEEIR
- the mbhE gene encoding hydrogen gas-evolving membrane-bound hydrogenase subunit E, which produces MTVVLPLLLVVLSVPLVLGVGRWRPSWSGGVGALGTAGALAAFAWSVHEGPAQVSVDWIPTWHVRLALALDGLSILYGVLILGVGLLILLYARVYMPHYLEEQRRPRHDEVRLHAWILTFMAAMLLLVMARDALLLVIALDLTTVASYFLIGYDRGRVESRSAALLALIVTGSTSVVLLGGVVLLGVTYGTFALDELTDLASRVGPGPRLTAALMLLAVGALGKSAQVPFHFWLPRAMAAPTPVSAYLHSAAMVAAGVFVLQRFFPLFALEPRVLHGLAGVGLLSMGMGSLFSLGARRLKRVLAYSTIAQYGYVLVLVGLGGDGAPFYVLAHGLCKAALFLTVGAITEATGKDSLSDLGGLARSQPWLAGTSAVAAAGLGGLPLTVGFFKDELFFHALAARGPFWGAAGVLGAALTLGYTGRLWVRLFLGEPRGVGPRAPGGLVWPVGVLGAATLLGGVWLEPLSWLASAAGGEMKGHAVEVSLGYHLDARVENLLALGAWTLGAALVATRHRWEAGLVKLIHAASRVGAERVYGEVLSRADALSDALRNLEVRDLRDRVAAVLVPAGLLGLAALLFTPSEGPLFVVGPLGRADVPLLMGLLIAAGAAVAALGAGNHLHLVMVLSCVGFSLAAVFSFAAAPDVAFTAVLVETTFTLLFVALLSRLPRRSRERAQSEATRPRWRDWLYSAVAGGSAMAMTWNALSHLSEERVMTRHIALTESAHAKDVVSAIIADFRGLDTVGETSVMVVVLLGVMHLLSGERAE
- a CDS encoding helix-turn-helix transcriptional regulator translates to MPLVRVERPLRKSLGARVRAARERAALGPGEVARRVGVSLATYGRIERGERFPSLPVLRRLCVTLGIGSDELLGLGADSPRLRRLLHSAISLEDAQLRMLDRLVRALGVSTTTRARGEAGRGRASRA
- a CDS encoding methyl-accepting chemotaxis protein; amino-acid sequence: METPHSSPRPTMETYRDFQWERAPARLSQLAWLGLGLTPLWFLLDVLHMNGVQVHGRMPDDAVWGVAALVRLPWGLLPLAVLAAGERMSRAVLPTVMFWATALFALGNEWAFHRLGLSGTRYHAVGLLIDLLLAPSLMPSGRSERFGFYALFALMHGLFTAVWSTVSLTAQFVTDAPVLLAAVLGALALESLRASHIRNFHLRRDTTRTLAELERSRGRVVQTGRVLADSALVLSSTLEDMAEQAALVRVAALRISSASEQMASAAGALFRHSRASATQADEAQRYTGEVDGLVNGLESGLSAIGHAVGRSALSVQKLEESSDRIHGFVETIQEMAAATNMLALNAGIEAARAGEHGRGFAVVAREVSKLAAESGRSSARISEVMGGVTGQMSETLHAVGLIRETSERFTPLLESARTTLRSIRETVQQNQKLMEKSSGEAERQAEQTAHISQACATLLELVDTYVRMGTDLSATARRLGTMGDELAGLLPEPGPRGPSRT
- a CDS encoding aldo/keto reductase, whose translation is MEKRVWGSTGMGVPVLGQGTWQMEGDARAEALRALQVGVELGLTHVDTAELYGYGEVETWVGEALAGRRDEVFLVSKVMPSNATYAGTLQACERSLKRLRTDRLDCYLLHWPGAHPLEDTVRAFERLQADGKIRSWGVSNFDVEELEEALAIAGPGRIACNQVLYHLRERHIEHRVLPWCERHGVALVGYSPFGSGDFPEPESEDGRVLAEVARAHGVSTRQVALAFLTRRAPLFAIPKASREAHTRDNAAAARLRLTSEELSRLEAAFPSGSPERALPMV